The Pseudomonas baetica genome includes a region encoding these proteins:
- a CDS encoding PAS domain-containing hybrid sensor histidine kinase/response regulator yields MNATPANDDAQALIARTDWSNSPLGASSTWPQSLRTAVDIVLHSPMPMLLLWGPQLTQIYNNGFALLAGSKHPYAFGQPAHQTWPELHDFTDPIYRAVLQGQVRTYSERRFTLQRDGKEADFWLDLTYSPIRDETAEVAGILVTAIETNERRRIALELQQRSDESLRVQRETEERLQLALAATDAVGTWDWDIGEDRFIADAHFAQLHGIDPAQAGQLPISDYLQGVHPEDRAMIARSIKHCITHGSEYAEEYRLLQANGELRWVFARGRCYKDHHGRPVRFLGAALDLTERKNTEQALRQSQTELQLIINAMPILISYVDCEERFRLNNAAYLDWYGLTPQELYGRTIREVIGEEAYFLRAPYIAEALAGRSCSFSLYTPHRDGSSRHALMNYLPRYGADGAVNGFYIFVIDESERKKTEEALRNLNETLEERVTARTEQLAQANQRLQNEMFERERAEDALRHAQKMEAVGQLTGGIAHDFNNMLTGIIGSLDLMQRYIANGRANEIGRFTEAAVASANRAAALTHRLLAFSRRQSLDRKQLNVNELIHSLEDLIRRTKGDPIDLKLRLADDLWPVSTDVSQLENALLNLVINARDAMPEGGELLIETANVYLDGSDITTLEPVKAGDYLMLAVSDNGTGMTPSVKAKAFDPFFTTKPIGQGTGLGLSMIYGFAQQSGGHISLDSLPGQGTSVRLFLPRMFGLEPERPASAPALQSAAAETGETVVVVEDDPAVRMLVLDLLKELGYQAHEAEDAKTALPLLESALRVDLLVTDVGLPGMNGRQLAEIARQHRPGLKVLFMTGYAQKAAERQGFLEDGMDMVAKPFSIELLASKIRMMINQTA; encoded by the coding sequence ATGAATGCTACACCCGCCAACGACGACGCTCAGGCGCTGATTGCCCGCACAGACTGGAGCAACAGCCCGCTGGGCGCCTCCAGCACCTGGCCGCAAAGCCTGCGCACGGCGGTCGACATCGTGCTGCACTCGCCGATGCCGATGCTGTTGCTGTGGGGGCCGCAACTCACGCAGATTTATAACAACGGCTTTGCCCTGCTCGCCGGCAGCAAGCATCCCTATGCGTTCGGCCAGCCAGCGCACCAGACATGGCCGGAACTGCACGACTTCACTGACCCGATTTACCGCGCCGTCCTGCAAGGCCAGGTGCGCACTTACAGCGAGCGACGTTTCACTCTGCAACGCGATGGCAAGGAGGCCGACTTCTGGCTCGACCTGACCTACAGCCCGATTCGCGATGAAACCGCCGAGGTCGCCGGTATTCTCGTGACCGCCATCGAAACCAATGAACGCCGGCGCATCGCTCTGGAACTGCAACAACGCTCCGATGAAAGCCTGCGCGTGCAACGGGAAACCGAAGAGCGCCTGCAACTGGCGCTGGCCGCCACCGACGCCGTCGGCACCTGGGACTGGGACATCGGCGAAGACCGCTTCATCGCTGACGCGCACTTCGCCCAGCTGCACGGCATCGATCCGGCGCAGGCCGGGCAGTTGCCGATCAGCGATTACCTGCAAGGCGTGCACCCCGAAGACCGCGCCATGATCGCGCGCAGCATCAAGCATTGCATCACCCATGGCTCCGAATACGCCGAGGAATATCGCTTGCTGCAAGCCAATGGCGAGTTGCGCTGGGTATTCGCGCGCGGGCGCTGCTACAAGGATCACCATGGCCGACCGGTGCGTTTCCTCGGCGCCGCACTGGACCTGACCGAACGCAAAAACACCGAGCAGGCGCTGCGTCAGAGCCAGACCGAATTGCAGTTGATCATCAACGCCATGCCGATCCTGATCAGCTACGTCGACTGCGAGGAGCGGTTTCGCCTGAACAACGCGGCCTACCTCGACTGGTATGGTTTGACGCCACAGGAGCTCTACGGCCGGACGATTCGCGAAGTGATCGGTGAAGAAGCCTATTTTCTGCGCGCACCGTACATTGCCGAGGCGCTGGCCGGGCGCTCCTGCTCATTCAGCCTGTACACCCCGCACCGCGATGGCAGCAGCCGCCATGCCCTGATGAATTACCTGCCACGCTACGGTGCCGACGGTGCGGTCAACGGCTTTTACATCTTTGTGATCGACGAAAGCGAACGCAAGAAAACCGAAGAAGCGCTGCGCAACCTTAACGAAACCCTGGAGGAGCGGGTCACTGCCCGCACCGAGCAACTGGCCCAGGCCAACCAGCGTCTGCAGAACGAGATGTTCGAACGCGAACGCGCCGAGGACGCCCTGCGTCATGCGCAGAAAATGGAAGCGGTCGGTCAACTCACCGGCGGTATCGCCCATGATTTCAACAACATGCTCACCGGGATCATTGGCAGCCTCGACCTGATGCAGCGTTACATCGCCAACGGTCGCGCCAATGAGATTGGCCGCTTCACTGAGGCCGCCGTGGCCTCGGCCAACCGCGCCGCCGCATTGACCCACCGGTTGCTGGCGTTCTCGCGGCGGCAGTCGCTGGATCGCAAGCAACTGAACGTCAACGAGCTGATTCACTCACTGGAAGATCTGATCCGCCGCACCAAAGGCGACCCGATCGACCTCAAACTGCGGCTGGCCGATGACCTGTGGCCGGTCAGCACCGACGTCAGTCAACTGGAAAACGCCCTGCTCAACCTGGTGATCAACGCCCGCGACGCCATGCCAGAGGGCGGTGAACTGCTGATCGAAACGGCCAACGTCTACCTCGACGGCAGCGACATCACCACGCTGGAACCGGTCAAGGCCGGCGACTACCTGATGCTCGCGGTGAGCGATAACGGGACTGGCATGACGCCGTCGGTCAAAGCCAAGGCATTTGATCCGTTCTTCACCACTAAACCGATCGGTCAGGGCACCGGCCTCGGTCTGTCGATGATTTATGGTTTTGCCCAGCAGTCAGGCGGCCACATCAGCCTCGACAGCCTGCCGGGCCAAGGCACATCTGTGCGGCTGTTCTTGCCACGAATGTTCGGCCTGGAGCCCGAGCGTCCGGCCAGCGCGCCGGCGCTGCAATCGGCAGCCGCCGAAACCGGCGAAACGGTGGTGGTGGTCGAGGACGATCCGGCCGTGCGCATGCTGGTGCTCGACCTGCTCAAGGAGCTGGGTTACCAGGCTCACGAAGCCGAAGATGCCAAGACCGCCCTGCCGCTGCTGGAATCGGCGTTACGCGTGGACCTGCTGGTGACCGACGTCGGCCTGCCGGGCATGAACGGCCGGCAATTGGCGGAAATCGCCCGCCAGCATCGCCCGGGCCTGAAGGTGTTGTTCATGACCGGTTACGCGCAAAAAGCCGCCGAGCGACAGGGTTTTCTCGAGGACGGCATGGACATGGTCGCCAAACCGTTTTCGATTGAACTGCTGGCCAGCAAGATTCGCATGATGATCAACCAAACCGCGTGA
- a CDS encoding sugar kinase: MTTLSPLGPNTPRIALIGECMIELQQRADGSLQQSFGGDTLNTAVYLSRALGDKAQVDYVTALGDDSFSDAMCQIWTSEGIGLDLVQRLPGRLPGLYCIQTDANGERRFLYWRNEAAVRDCFTTPAAEPILAALPDYDVLYFSGITLAVLGAQGRERLIQTLLEARQRDARIVFDNNYRPRLWASPEDARAAYRSVLPHIDLALLTLDDEQALFGFADSETVFEAYAQIGTPEVVLKRGAEACLIRCDGESFEVPAQKVETVVDTTAAGDSFSAAYLASRLSGGSPAEAAEAGHRLASQVIQVPGALIAK, from the coding sequence ATGACCACCCTCAGCCCCTTGGGCCCCAACACCCCACGCATTGCCCTGATCGGCGAATGCATGATCGAACTGCAGCAGCGCGCCGATGGCAGCCTGCAGCAAAGCTTCGGCGGTGACACCCTCAACACCGCTGTCTACCTCTCCCGCGCTTTGGGCGACAAGGCTCAGGTCGATTACGTCACCGCGCTGGGCGATGACAGCTTCAGCGATGCCATGTGCCAGATCTGGACCAGCGAAGGCATTGGCCTCGATCTCGTACAACGCCTGCCGGGCCGTTTGCCGGGCCTGTATTGCATCCAGACCGACGCCAACGGCGAGCGGCGCTTTCTCTACTGGCGCAACGAAGCGGCGGTGCGTGATTGCTTCACCACCCCGGCCGCCGAACCGATTCTGGCGGCGTTGCCGGATTACGACGTGCTGTATTTCAGCGGCATCACCCTGGCCGTACTCGGTGCGCAGGGCCGCGAAAGGTTGATCCAGACCTTGCTCGAAGCGCGCCAGCGCGATGCTCGAATCGTCTTCGACAACAACTACCGGCCCCGTCTGTGGGCGTCACCCGAAGACGCACGAGCGGCCTATCGCAGCGTGTTGCCGCACATTGATCTGGCATTGCTGACGCTGGATGACGAGCAGGCGCTGTTCGGTTTTGCTGACTCCGAGACCGTGTTTGAGGCTTATGCGCAGATCGGCACGCCGGAAGTGGTGCTCAAGCGTGGCGCTGAAGCCTGTTTGATTCGTTGTGATGGCGAGTCATTCGAGGTGCCGGCGCAGAAGGTTGAAACGGTGGTGGACACCACGGCGGCAGGAGATTCGTTCAGTGCGGCGTATCTGGCCAGTCGACTATCGGGTGGCAGTCCGGCGGAGGCTGCCGAGGCCGGCCACCGATTGGCAAGCCAAGTGATTCAAGTGCCGGGTGCGTTGATTGCGAAGTAA
- the hbdH gene encoding 3-hydroxybutyrate dehydrogenase: MTTLSGKTALVTGSTSGIGLGIALSLAKAGANLILNGFGDASKVIAEVSQFGGKVGHHPADVSDPAQIAEMIAYAEREFGGVDILVNNAGIQHVAAVEEFPVERWDSIIAINLSSVFHSTRLSLPGMRSKGWGRIVNIASVHGQVGSTGKAAYVAAKHGVIGLTKVVGLETATSNVTCNAICPGWVLTPLVQKQIDDRAATGVDPQQAQHDLLAEKQPSLEFVTPQHLGELVLFLCSEAGSQVRGAAWNIDGGWLAQ, from the coding sequence ATGACCACTCTTTCCGGCAAGACCGCACTGGTTACCGGCTCCACCAGCGGCATCGGCCTGGGTATCGCCCTGAGCCTGGCCAAGGCTGGCGCCAACCTGATTCTCAACGGTTTCGGCGATGCCTCCAAAGTGATTGCCGAGGTCAGCCAGTTTGGCGGCAAGGTCGGTCATCACCCGGCCGATGTCAGCGACCCGGCGCAGATCGCCGAGATGATCGCCTACGCCGAGCGTGAGTTCGGCGGCGTCGACATTCTGGTCAACAACGCCGGAATTCAACATGTCGCCGCCGTGGAAGAATTCCCCGTCGAGCGCTGGGATTCGATCATCGCCATCAACCTGTCTTCGGTGTTTCACAGCACGCGCCTGAGCCTGCCGGGCATGCGCAGCAAAGGTTGGGGGCGCATCGTCAACATTGCGTCCGTGCATGGCCAGGTCGGATCAACCGGTAAAGCGGCTTACGTTGCCGCCAAACACGGGGTGATCGGCCTGACCAAAGTCGTCGGCCTGGAAACCGCCACCAGCAATGTCACCTGCAACGCCATTTGCCCCGGTTGGGTGTTGACGCCGCTGGTGCAAAAGCAGATCGATGACCGCGCCGCCACGGGGGTTGATCCGCAGCAGGCGCAGCATGATCTGCTGGCGGAGAAACAGCCTTCGCTGGAATTCGTCACGCCGCAGCATCTGGGCGAACTGGTGCTGTTTCTGTGCAGCGAAGCCGGCAGCCAGGTACGTGGCGCGGCGTGGAATATTGATGGCGGATGGTTGGCGCAATAA
- a CDS encoding acetoacetate--CoA ligase, which produces MSDALWQPDAHRIAHSRMDVFRHFINQRHSLNLDGYPALHQWSVEQREAFWQAIVDFFDIRFHSPPDAVLREGQQMPSAEWFPGATLNFAEHLLRRRDDAVAVIAVAENGQREQLTWAELAHQVAGFQTSLQAAGIGLGDRVAACMPNTWQTLVAMLATTSLGAIWSCSSPDFGTHGVIDRFGQIEPKVLITCAGYRYAGKALDQTAKLNEILAQLPSLQQLIIVPYAREEARAEDYRTPADVTLWSDFYQPGDEPRFVPVPFNHPLYVLYSSGTTGVPKCIVHSTGGVLLQHVKEHGLHVDLGPGDRLFYYTTCGWMMWNWLVSALAVGSAVVLYDGSPFHPGNERLLDLIDDERISVFGTSPKFLATLESSGVKPRDSHDLRSLKTLLCTGSALSPQSYDFVYRDVKTDVCLASMSGGTDIVSCFVNGNPLLPVRRGEIMGKSLGMAVEVWNDAGQPVVGEKGELVCTRHFPAIPIGLWNDPDGSRLRQSYFSLFPGVWAQGDYAEQLPHGAMLIHGRSDAVLNPGGVRIGTAEIYRQVEKVPQVLDSVAIGQHWQDDVRVVLFVRLKDGTELDEALQQLIRQVVRANTTPRHVPAKILAVTDIPRTISGKVVELAVRNVVHGQAVKNTDALANPEALEQFRDRPELRV; this is translated from the coding sequence ATGTCCGACGCCCTCTGGCAACCCGACGCCCACCGTATCGCCCACTCGCGCATGGACGTGTTCCGGCACTTCATCAATCAGCGTCATTCGCTGAACCTTGACGGCTACCCTGCCCTGCACCAGTGGAGCGTCGAGCAGCGTGAAGCGTTCTGGCAGGCTATCGTCGATTTCTTCGATATCCGCTTTCATAGCCCGCCCGACGCGGTACTGCGCGAAGGCCAACAGATGCCCAGTGCCGAATGGTTTCCCGGCGCGACCCTGAATTTCGCTGAACATCTGCTGCGCCGCCGCGACGATGCCGTTGCTGTCATCGCGGTCGCGGAAAACGGTCAGCGCGAGCAACTGACGTGGGCCGAACTGGCGCATCAGGTCGCCGGCTTTCAGACCAGTCTGCAAGCCGCCGGCATCGGACTCGGCGACCGGGTGGCGGCGTGCATGCCCAACACCTGGCAAACCCTGGTGGCGATGCTTGCGACCACCAGCCTGGGTGCAATCTGGTCGTGCTCTTCACCCGATTTCGGTACCCATGGGGTGATCGATCGCTTCGGTCAGATCGAACCGAAAGTGTTGATCACCTGCGCCGGCTATCGCTATGCAGGCAAGGCGCTCGACCAGACCGCCAAACTCAACGAAATCCTTGCGCAACTGCCGTCGCTGCAACAGTTGATCATCGTGCCCTACGCACGCGAAGAGGCGCGTGCCGAGGATTACCGGACGCCAGCCGATGTGACGCTGTGGAGTGATTTTTATCAGCCCGGCGATGAGCCGCGCTTCGTCCCGGTGCCGTTCAATCATCCGTTGTACGTGCTGTATTCCAGCGGTACCACGGGGGTGCCGAAGTGCATCGTGCACAGCACCGGCGGCGTGCTGCTGCAGCACGTCAAGGAACACGGCTTGCACGTCGATCTCGGCCCCGGCGACCGCCTGTTCTATTACACGACGTGCGGCTGGATGATGTGGAACTGGCTGGTCTCGGCGCTCGCCGTCGGCAGTGCCGTGGTGCTGTACGACGGCTCGCCGTTTCACCCCGGCAACGAACGTTTGCTCGATTTGATCGACGATGAACGCATCAGTGTGTTCGGCACCAGCCCCAAATTCCTCGCGACACTGGAAAGCAGTGGCGTCAAACCTCGCGACAGCCATGATCTGCGCAGCCTGAAAACCCTGCTGTGTACCGGCTCGGCGTTGTCGCCGCAAAGCTACGACTTCGTCTATCGCGACGTCAAAACGGATGTGTGCCTGGCCTCGATGTCCGGTGGCACCGATATCGTCTCGTGTTTCGTCAATGGCAATCCGCTGCTGCCGGTACGGCGCGGCGAAATCATGGGTAAAAGCCTGGGCATGGCGGTTGAGGTGTGGAATGACGCCGGCCAGCCAGTGGTCGGTGAAAAAGGTGAACTGGTGTGTACCCGGCATTTCCCGGCCATACCGATTGGCTTATGGAACGACCCCGACGGCAGCCGCCTGCGCCAGTCCTATTTCAGCCTGTTTCCTGGCGTATGGGCGCAAGGCGATTACGCCGAACAACTGCCTCACGGCGCGATGCTGATTCACGGCCGCTCGGATGCCGTCCTCAACCCCGGCGGTGTGCGCATTGGCACGGCAGAAATATATCGTCAGGTCGAGAAGGTCCCGCAAGTGCTCGACAGCGTGGCGATCGGGCAGCACTGGCAGGATGACGTGCGCGTGGTGTTGTTCGTACGTCTGAAGGATGGCACCGAGCTGGACGAAGCGTTGCAACAGCTGATCCGTCAGGTCGTTCGCGCCAACACCACGCCACGGCATGTGCCGGCGAAAATCCTCGCGGTGACCGACATCCCGCGCACCATCAGTGGCAAGGTGGTGGAGCTTGCGGTGAGAAACGTGGTGCACGGGCAAGCCGTGAAGAATACCGATGCGCTGGCCAATCCCGAAGCGCTGGAGCAGTTTCGGGATCGGCCGGAGCTGAGGGTTTGA
- a CDS encoding peptidylprolyl isomerase, producing MKAQARHILVKTAEEAEQLKQRIAKGEAFDVLAKKFSTCPSGKRGGDLGEVRPGQMVGAIDAVIFKKPLRTVHGPIKSKFGYHLVQVFYRD from the coding sequence ATGAAAGCCCAAGCCCGCCATATTCTGGTGAAAACCGCCGAAGAAGCCGAACAGCTCAAACAACGCATTGCCAAGGGCGAAGCGTTTGATGTGCTGGCGAAGAAATTTTCCACCTGCCCGTCCGGCAAGCGCGGCGGTGATCTGGGTGAAGTGCGGCCGGGGCAAATGGTCGGCGCGATTGATGCGGTGATTTTCAAGAAGCCTTTGCGCACCGTGCATGGGCCGATCAAGAGCAAATTCGGTTATCACCTGGTGCAGGTGTTTTACCGGGATTAG
- a CDS encoding RidA family protein — protein sequence MSITRYGTGSTAAGGQPRPFARAVEADGWLHVSGQVPAVDGEIIVGGIVEQTHQTMKNLIAILEEAGYGLEDVVRAGVWLDDPRDFSSFNKVFGEYFKPEHAPARACVQASMMVDCKVEIDCIAYKKKP from the coding sequence ATGAGCATTACGCGTTACGGTACCGGCAGCACCGCCGCTGGCGGTCAGCCTCGTCCATTCGCCCGCGCCGTGGAAGCGGATGGCTGGCTACACGTATCCGGCCAGGTGCCGGCGGTGGATGGCGAGATCATTGTTGGCGGCATTGTCGAGCAGACCCACCAGACCATGAAGAACCTGATCGCGATTCTTGAAGAGGCCGGTTATGGCCTGGAAGATGTCGTGCGCGCCGGCGTGTGGCTGGATGATCCGCGTGACTTCAGCAGTTTCAACAAGGTCTTCGGCGAGTACTTCAAGCCGGAACACGCGCCGGCCCGGGCGTGTGTACAGGCGAGCATGATGGTGGATTGCAAGGTCGAGATTGATTGCATCGCCTACAAGAAGAAACCCTGA
- a CDS encoding IclR family transcriptional regulator: MTEDTIKRRARGLDRAFDILDFLKEIGQPLRPNDIANGIGSPKSTVYELVASLLERRILEPVGKDGHVYLGRQLYFLGQAHLRHFDLSREADHALQEIVSQTHETAQMCLLNGRKYTVALMKEGERHFRISSDIGENAPIPWTASGRLLLAHLSDQQIIDLIDEDDYILPDGERLPLERFLAEIRQAGLDGFFSFDSVADTFTHCFAAPVKDPHGVAICTLCIVAPRADAKNNYNDYRRVLIESANSLARRINE, encoded by the coding sequence ATGACCGAAGACACCATCAAACGCCGGGCACGCGGTCTGGACCGGGCGTTCGATATCCTCGACTTCCTCAAGGAGATCGGCCAGCCGCTGCGCCCGAACGACATCGCCAACGGCATCGGCAGCCCGAAATCGACGGTCTACGAACTGGTCGCCTCATTGCTGGAACGGCGGATTCTGGAGCCGGTGGGCAAGGACGGTCACGTCTATCTCGGCCGCCAGTTGTACTTCCTCGGCCAGGCGCATCTGCGTCATTTCGACCTTAGCCGCGAGGCCGATCACGCCTTGCAGGAGATCGTCAGCCAGACCCATGAAACGGCGCAGATGTGCCTGCTCAACGGGCGCAAATACACCGTGGCGCTGATGAAGGAGGGCGAGCGGCATTTCCGTATTTCGTCCGACATCGGCGAGAACGCACCGATCCCGTGGACCGCATCCGGGCGCCTGCTACTGGCGCATCTGAGCGATCAGCAGATCATCGACCTGATCGACGAAGACGACTACATCCTGCCCGACGGCGAACGCCTGCCGCTGGAACGCTTTCTGGCGGAAATCCGTCAGGCCGGCCTCGACGGATTCTTCTCCTTCGACAGCGTCGCCGACACCTTCACCCATTGCTTCGCCGCGCCGGTCAAAGACCCTCACGGCGTAGCCATCTGCACTCTGTGCATCGTCGCCCCACGGGCCGATGCGAAGAACAATTACAACGACTATCGCCGGGTGCTGATCGAGAGCGCCAACAGCCTCGCCCGGCGCATCAACGAATAA
- a CDS encoding amino acid deaminase: MTTAINTAVEKGDAAIGAHLVRDVSLPALVLHREALEHNIRWMQKFVSDSGAELAPHGKTSMTPALFKRQLDAGAWGITLASATQTRAAYAHGVRRVLMANQLVGTPNMALIADLLADPSFDFYCMVDHPDNVADLGAYFASRGVKLNVMIEYGVVGGRCGCRSEQEVIELAKAINAQPALALTGIEGYEGVIHGDHAVSGIREFAASLVRLAVQLQDSGAFAIPKPIITASGSAWYDLIAESFEVQNAGGRFLSVLRPGSYVAHDHGIYKEAQCCVLDRRSDLHEGLRPALEVWAHVQSLPEPGFAVIALGKRDVAYDAGLPAPLLRYKAGVVPAVGDDVGACKVTAVMDQHAFMTVAPGVELRVGDIISFGTSHPCLTFDKWRVGLLVDEQLSVIETMETCF, from the coding sequence ATGACGACTGCCATCAATACTGCTGTGGAAAAGGGCGATGCCGCCATCGGCGCGCACCTGGTACGAGACGTCAGCCTGCCGGCGCTGGTGCTGCACCGCGAGGCGCTGGAGCACAACATTCGCTGGATGCAGAAGTTCGTCAGCGACAGCGGCGCCGAACTGGCGCCCCACGGCAAGACCAGCATGACCCCGGCGCTGTTCAAGCGTCAGCTCGACGCCGGCGCGTGGGGCATCACCCTTGCCAGCGCGACCCAGACCCGTGCGGCTTATGCCCACGGCGTGCGTCGGGTGCTGATGGCCAATCAATTGGTCGGCACGCCGAACATGGCGCTGATTGCCGATCTGCTGGCGGATCCGTCATTTGATTTCTATTGCATGGTCGATCACCCGGACAACGTTGCCGACCTCGGCGCCTACTTTGCTTCGCGCGGCGTGAAACTCAACGTGATGATTGAGTACGGTGTGGTCGGCGGTCGTTGCGGGTGTCGCAGCGAGCAGGAAGTCATCGAACTGGCCAAGGCGATCAACGCGCAGCCAGCGCTGGCGCTGACCGGTATCGAAGGTTACGAAGGCGTGATTCACGGTGATCACGCGGTCAGCGGCATTCGCGAATTTGCCGCGTCACTGGTGCGTCTGGCGGTGCAATTGCAGGACAGCGGCGCGTTTGCCATTCCCAAGCCGATCATCACCGCGTCGGGGTCGGCGTGGTATGACTTGATCGCTGAGTCGTTCGAAGTGCAGAACGCGGGCGGGCGTTTCCTCAGCGTGTTGCGTCCGGGCAGTTACGTGGCGCACGACCATGGCATCTACAAAGAGGCGCAGTGCTGCGTGCTCGATCGTCGTAGCGATTTGCATGAAGGGCTGCGCCCGGCGCTGGAAGTCTGGGCGCATGTACAGTCGCTGCCGGAGCCGGGGTTTGCGGTGATCGCGCTGGGCAAACGTGATGTGGCATACGATGCCGGGTTGCCGGCGCCGTTGTTGCGTTACAAGGCTGGCGTGGTGCCGGCGGTGGGCGATGACGTCGGCGCGTGCAAGGTCACGGCGGTGATGGACCAGCACGCGTTCATGACGGTGGCGCCGGGCGTTGAATTGCGCGTCGGGGACATTATTTCCTTTGGTACGTCGCACCCGTGCCTGACTTTTGATAAATGGCGTGTGGGCTTGCTGGTGGATGAGCAGTTGTCGGTGATTGAAACCATGGAGACTTGTTTCTAA
- a CDS encoding PilT/PilU family type 4a pilus ATPase, which produces MEIDALLQQLASRHGSDLYLSTGAPPSARFQGVLSALGEQPLKPGEVAAIANTLMDAEQRKEFDRDLEMNLAISRPGVGRFRVNLFKQRNDVSIVIRNVKLEIPRFEDLKLPPVLLETVMIKQGLILFVGATDSGKSTSLAALIDYRNRHSAGHIITIEDPIEYIHRHQLSIINQREVGVDTRSFHAALKNTLRQAPDVVLIGEIRDRETMEHALAFAETGHLVLSTLHANNANQALERIINMFAEERRAQLLHALGNNLKAFVSQRLVRTVDGQRRAAVEVMLGTPTIADLVRRGEFEELKPMMEKSTELGMQTFDEALFALVCEGVINEEEALKNADSINNLKLRFKLAGGAKSVREVPSGNWGLMD; this is translated from the coding sequence ATGGAAATCGATGCACTGTTGCAACAACTGGCCAGCCGGCATGGCTCCGATCTGTACCTGTCGACCGGCGCGCCGCCCAGTGCGCGTTTCCAGGGCGTGCTGAGCGCGCTGGGTGAGCAGCCTTTGAAACCCGGTGAAGTCGCCGCCATCGCCAACACCCTGATGGACGCCGAGCAGCGCAAGGAGTTCGACCGCGATCTGGAAATGAACCTGGCGATTTCACGACCGGGCGTCGGCCGCTTCCGGGTTAACCTGTTCAAACAGCGTAACGATGTGTCGATCGTGATCCGCAATGTCAAACTCGAAATTCCCCGCTTCGAAGACCTCAAACTGCCGCCGGTGCTGCTCGAAACGGTGATGATCAAGCAAGGCCTGATCCTGTTCGTCGGCGCCACCGACTCCGGCAAATCGACATCGCTGGCAGCGCTGATCGACTATCGAAACCGGCACAGTGCCGGGCACATCATCACCATCGAAGACCCGATCGAGTACATCCACCGGCACCAGTTGTCGATCATCAATCAGCGCGAAGTCGGCGTCGACACGCGCAGTTTTCATGCGGCGCTGAAGAACACCTTGCGCCAGGCCCCGGACGTCGTGCTGATCGGCGAGATCCGAGATCGCGAGACCATGGAACACGCGTTGGCGTTTGCCGAAACCGGACATTTGGTGCTCTCGACCTTGCACGCCAACAACGCCAATCAGGCGCTGGAGCGCATCATCAATATGTTCGCCGAAGAACGTCGTGCGCAGTTGCTGCATGCCTTGGGCAACAATCTGAAAGCATTTGTCTCGCAGCGCTTGGTGCGCACTGTTGACGGGCAACGCAGGGCCGCGGTTGAGGTGATGCTGGGTACGCCGACGATTGCTGATCTGGTGCGCCGTGGTGAGTTCGAGGAGCTTAAGCCAATGATGGAAAAATCCACGGAGTTGGGCATGCAAACATTTGATGAGGCGTTGTTTGCATTGGTCTGCGAAGGTGTGATCAATGAAGAAGAGGCTCTGAAGAATGCCGATTCAATCAATAACCTGAAATTGCGCTTTAAGTTAGCAGGCGGCGCGAAAAGTGTCCGTGAAGTACCGTCAGGCAACTGGGGTTTGATGGACTAA